One Prosthecobacter debontii DNA window includes the following coding sequences:
- a CDS encoding ThuA domain-containing protein, whose protein sequence is MFPKILAPLACLGLAVSLVFASTAAKKPRILFFTKSSGYEHSVISWKNGQPSFAEKVLLDLGAKQGWDFEFSKDGSKFSKDYLNQFDAVFFYTTGNLLEEGTDKQPAMTAEGKQALFEFVKSGKGFIGTHSASDTFHTNNEATKGPDRYLNHGDKADSYVRFLGGEFIKHGAQQEAKNSVINPKFPGFEKLGTDYTFHEEWYSLKDFTPDIHVLSVMDAPAMKGDEYKRPPFPSTWARKEGEGRVWYTSMGHREDIWTNPVFQDILIGGIRWALGELQADVPANLQDVAPGAYTNPPYVEPKPPAPKPQKKEKAAK, encoded by the coding sequence ATGTTTCCGAAAATCCTCGCTCCTTTGGCCTGTCTTGGTCTGGCCGTCAGTCTTGTTTTTGCATCTACGGCTGCCAAGAAGCCGCGCATTCTGTTCTTTACCAAGTCCAGTGGATACGAACACAGCGTCATCTCCTGGAAAAATGGTCAGCCTAGTTTTGCGGAAAAAGTGCTGCTCGATTTAGGTGCCAAGCAAGGCTGGGACTTTGAGTTTTCCAAGGACGGTTCTAAATTTAGCAAAGATTACCTGAACCAATTCGACGCGGTGTTCTTCTACACCACAGGCAACTTGCTTGAAGAAGGCACGGACAAGCAGCCAGCCATGACTGCCGAAGGCAAGCAGGCTCTTTTCGAGTTTGTCAAAAGCGGCAAAGGATTCATCGGGACTCATTCCGCTAGCGATACCTTCCATACCAACAACGAGGCCACCAAAGGCCCGGATCGCTATTTGAATCATGGTGACAAGGCCGACTCCTATGTCCGCTTCCTCGGCGGCGAGTTCATCAAACATGGAGCTCAGCAAGAAGCTAAAAACTCGGTCATCAATCCCAAGTTCCCCGGCTTTGAAAAACTGGGCACGGACTACACCTTCCATGAAGAATGGTATTCTTTGAAGGACTTCACTCCAGATATCCACGTCCTCAGTGTGATGGATGCACCTGCGATGAAAGGTGACGAATACAAACGCCCGCCATTCCCCAGCACTTGGGCACGTAAAGAAGGTGAAGGTCGCGTTTGGTATACCTCTATGGGTCATCGCGAAGACATCTGGACCAACCCCGTGTTCCAAGACATCCTCATCGGCGGTATCCGCTGGGCTCTCGGTGAACTTCAAGCCGATGTCCCAGCCAACCTCCAAGACGTGGCTCCAGGGGCCTACACCAACCCACCCTACGTCGAGCCTAAGCCCCCAGCTCCCAAGCCACAGAAAAAGGAAAAAGCCGCTAAATAA
- a CDS encoding 2-oxo acid dehydrogenase subunit E2 codes for MPTIPILMPQLGESIAEATIVRILIEPGQRIEAGTDIFEVETNKATMAVSSPCAGEVSGITALVQKSYAVGSSLAAFDVSDEDAQSLGFTESPAPTVTSQTPVNMPSADSLHFQFNEEDNITDYQPKVEPVVGGALPVPAGATGASYISPRMRARMNELGLNASDLAGIAGTGAGGRVTVEDFENFLRGLEQHRLTPASPMRIAVADSMRRSWSRPLATVGSPVILDAILSHRKKTNPKPGPALYIIRALALALAENTAVAGRLIGSRIVHPRAIDIGFAVEVEDGVLVPVLREVEKTPLVQLVPTYNKLVELARARRLPMDINRPGIATVTNFGTFGIVWATPIPLPEQNLVLGLGAGSKVPHWSDEVKQFIPVTEAELTLSFDHRILDGGGAGRLLARVAQLLQEPEKL; via the coding sequence ATGCCGACCATTCCTATCCTGATGCCCCAATTGGGCGAGTCCATTGCCGAGGCCACGATTGTTCGCATTCTGATCGAGCCGGGACAGCGCATTGAAGCTGGCACTGATATTTTCGAGGTGGAGACCAACAAGGCCACGATGGCTGTCTCCTCCCCTTGTGCAGGCGAGGTTTCAGGCATCACCGCACTAGTGCAGAAAAGCTATGCTGTAGGCTCCAGCCTTGCTGCCTTTGATGTCTCGGATGAAGATGCGCAATCACTCGGTTTTACCGAAAGCCCTGCGCCGACCGTCACCAGCCAGACGCCCGTGAACATGCCGAGCGCAGATTCACTGCACTTCCAGTTCAATGAAGAGGACAACATCACCGACTACCAACCCAAGGTGGAGCCGGTTGTAGGCGGTGCCTTGCCTGTTCCCGCCGGAGCTACCGGAGCCAGCTACATTTCACCGCGCATGCGTGCCCGCATGAATGAGCTTGGCTTGAACGCCTCAGATCTAGCTGGCATTGCGGGCACAGGAGCGGGAGGACGTGTTACCGTGGAGGATTTCGAAAACTTCCTTCGAGGTCTAGAGCAGCATCGTCTTACCCCGGCTTCACCGATGCGTATTGCTGTGGCAGACTCCATGCGTCGCAGTTGGAGCCGTCCACTCGCGACCGTGGGCAGTCCTGTCATCCTCGATGCTATCCTGTCCCACCGAAAAAAAACCAATCCCAAACCTGGGCCAGCTCTCTACATCATCCGGGCGCTGGCTTTAGCGCTCGCTGAAAACACGGCTGTGGCAGGACGTCTCATCGGCAGTCGCATCGTTCATCCACGTGCGATAGACATCGGATTTGCCGTGGAGGTGGAAGATGGAGTGCTCGTGCCCGTGCTGCGTGAAGTGGAGAAGACTCCGCTGGTGCAGTTGGTCCCCACCTACAACAAGCTCGTTGAACTCGCCCGCGCTCGCCGCCTGCCCATGGACATTAACCGTCCAGGTATCGCGACAGTGACTAACTTTGGAACGTTCGGAATCGTCTGGGCCACTCCTATTCCTCTTCCCGAGCAGAACTTGGTTCTGGGCCTTGGTGCAGGCAGCAAAGTTCCTCACTGGAGTGACGAAGTGAAGCAGTTCATCCCTGTCACGGAAGCTGAACTGACTCTGAGCTTTGACCATCGTATCCTTGATGGCGGCGGTGCTGGGCGTCTGTTGGCCCGCGTCGCTCAATTGCTTCAAGAACCCGAGAAGCTGTAA
- a CDS encoding polyprenyl synthetase family protein: MSTAAVRSATLPPAIPGLVRRFRQPKKNIPQTKQDRDFVLLKVREYAESTKLVPPLPIEELQVHTDKIMALHGIDPAYRDYTGVLLANESWRESLATVPFEKRLLLMPKCLRVESKCPAPFDEFGLLCKQCGLCSIQDFQNEAEKLGYAVLVAEGSAIVMSLIQTGKIEAIVGISCLPVLERTFPYVEAAAIPAVAVPLLQDDCIDTTVDVDWVWDYIHLTSEDKTRRLNLNSLHDEVKTWFTPEALEALLGKPTCQTEQIARDWLARAGKRWRPFLTVAAYQALREDPEGPISDDLKLAAISVEAFHKASLIHDDIEDNDAERYGEPTLHSEHGTPVALNVGDLLIGEGYRLLAEMQCASHIRSACLKVAAEGQRELCRGQGAELLWNNHPVALSNTQVLEIFRSKTAPAFEVALKIGAALAGQLDDTADALHSYSENLGIAYQIRDDLDDLGDDSAADNGVTIRPSIILALLRERGKGEVKETMEALWNGQARSLPDKPTIRQWAEETGAYDKATLMLETYKEAAIRSLQDVELPNLKGLLRRVIGKIFNELEIKGWCREFEQKNANPELKEQAAKAAEHLVPKMAETA; encoded by the coding sequence ATGTCCACTGCCGCCGTCCGTTCCGCCACTTTACCGCCAGCCATCCCTGGTCTTGTCAGACGGTTTCGGCAGCCGAAGAAAAACATTCCTCAAACGAAGCAGGATCGAGATTTTGTCCTGCTGAAAGTCCGTGAATACGCGGAGTCCACCAAACTGGTGCCCCCTCTGCCAATTGAAGAATTGCAGGTGCATACGGACAAAATCATGGCACTTCACGGGATCGACCCGGCTTATCGCGACTACACAGGCGTGTTATTAGCCAATGAAAGCTGGCGCGAGTCTCTGGCCACCGTGCCTTTTGAAAAACGCCTTTTGCTGATGCCCAAGTGCCTTCGCGTCGAAAGCAAGTGCCCTGCCCCGTTTGATGAATTTGGTCTGTTGTGTAAGCAGTGTGGTCTCTGCAGCATTCAGGACTTTCAGAACGAAGCGGAGAAACTGGGATATGCCGTCCTGGTGGCGGAGGGCAGTGCCATTGTCATGTCCCTGATTCAAACGGGCAAAATCGAGGCAATCGTGGGGATCTCCTGCTTGCCGGTTCTTGAGCGCACTTTCCCGTATGTCGAAGCCGCAGCCATCCCGGCCGTAGCTGTGCCGCTCTTACAGGACGACTGCATCGACACCACTGTCGATGTGGATTGGGTTTGGGATTACATCCATCTCACCAGTGAAGACAAAACCCGTCGTCTGAATCTGAATTCGCTGCACGACGAGGTGAAGACTTGGTTCACGCCCGAGGCGCTCGAAGCCCTTCTCGGCAAACCGACCTGCCAAACCGAACAGATTGCCCGTGATTGGCTGGCACGTGCGGGTAAACGTTGGCGCCCCTTTCTCACCGTAGCCGCCTATCAAGCTCTGCGCGAAGATCCTGAAGGCCCTATTTCAGATGACCTCAAACTGGCAGCCATTTCCGTGGAAGCTTTCCACAAAGCTTCGCTGATCCACGACGATATCGAGGATAACGATGCCGAGCGCTACGGCGAACCTACGCTGCATTCAGAGCATGGGACGCCCGTCGCACTCAATGTGGGCGACCTGCTCATCGGTGAGGGTTATCGTCTCCTCGCTGAGATGCAGTGTGCCAGCCACATTCGCAGTGCGTGTCTGAAAGTGGCGGCGGAAGGACAGCGCGAGTTGTGCCGAGGCCAGGGAGCTGAGCTGCTCTGGAATAATCATCCTGTGGCACTCAGTAACACGCAGGTTTTGGAGATCTTCCGGAGTAAGACTGCACCCGCCTTTGAGGTGGCCTTGAAGATCGGTGCTGCGCTGGCCGGGCAGTTGGACGACACTGCGGATGCCTTGCATTCATACAGCGAAAATTTGGGCATCGCTTATCAGATCCGGGATGATCTGGATGATTTAGGCGATGACTCGGCTGCGGATAATGGGGTGACCATTCGTCCAAGCATCATCTTGGCTCTGCTACGTGAGCGTGGGAAAGGGGAGGTTAAAGAGACCATGGAAGCCCTCTGGAATGGACAAGCCCGTTCGCTGCCAGATAAACCGACCATTCGCCAGTGGGCCGAAGAAACGGGAGCCTATGATAAGGCCACTCTCATGCTGGAGACTTACAAGGAGGCTGCGATCCGTAGTCTGCAGGATGTGGAACTCCCAAACCTCAAAGGACTTCTGAGGCGAGTCATCGGTAAGATTTTCAATGAACTTGAAATCAAAGGCTGGTGCCGCGAGTTCGAGCAGAAAAATGCAAATCCAGAATTGAAGGAACAGGCTGCTAAAGCAGCTGAGCACTTGGTGCCCAAAATGGCCGAGACGGCTTAA
- a CDS encoding Crp/Fnr family transcriptional regulator, which yields MSADFSTPQLPPLGILEPLGDEDRDILSGYGEFRPVQPGQHLIEEGMAQTGLFYIISGKLHATAMRGGHKVLLGSVQSGETVGEINLLDPSAASASVTAVDFSQVWFIDSKSLEAYINEYPRPAAWLLIGVGKTIARRLRSVNEKIASFYGG from the coding sequence ATGAGCGCTGATTTCTCTACCCCCCAACTTCCCCCTCTCGGAATTCTCGAACCCTTGGGCGATGAAGATCGTGACATCCTCAGTGGCTACGGTGAGTTCCGTCCTGTTCAACCGGGCCAGCACCTGATTGAAGAAGGCATGGCCCAGACAGGCCTTTTTTATATCATTTCAGGTAAGCTTCATGCCACGGCCATGCGAGGTGGGCACAAGGTGCTGCTCGGCAGTGTTCAATCGGGTGAAACGGTGGGCGAGATCAATTTGCTGGATCCGTCTGCAGCCAGTGCCTCCGTGACGGCAGTGGATTTTAGCCAAGTTTGGTTCATTGATTCCAAGAGTCTTGAGGCCTACATCAATGAATATCCTCGTCCGGCCGCATGGCTGTTGATTGGAGTCGGTAAGACCATCGCTCGTCGCTTGCGCTCCGTGAATGAGAAAATCGCCAGCTTCTATGGCGGTTGA
- a CDS encoding Gfo/Idh/MocA family protein — translation MDRRSFLRTSAVSGAGLYLATSKSAIAQGSEAGRTVKCALVGCGAQGDRLRVAASKIMSGIQWVAVCDIWKYNRNPVARRMEYENKHQVEGPVAQYETIEEMLEKQPDIEAVFIATPDHLHAPFSRMCLEKGKSVYCEKMMSNTIEGARDMVKAGRENNGIFQIGHQRHSNPRYIHLREKIVKNGLLGRVTHCYGQWNRGVAASQPLGIPKKQEIPSEMLAKYGFGSMEEFRNWRWFAKYGGGPISDLGAHQIDMFNWMYETTPVSLYATGGVDYYDGTAGPDGTPKAKFELPDNVMCLYEYKLPEGVMRAYYQVLTTTGSQGYYEKHMGVSGSAIISESPTYNQVYAEPGQDWTQWTTGDNPLLVKAPDSVKNKFWEHTRSWVKPAPKSYAVTGVAKAVADARESKALDPWEIPVILDVYPHTPHVANFIESVQRKDPSHLTCNVMQAFKSCVTVLKAYECLRTGQKYNFTPEDFTV, via the coding sequence ATGGATCGCCGCTCTTTTCTGCGCACCAGCGCGGTGAGCGGAGCGGGTCTGTATCTTGCGACAAGCAAGAGCGCCATTGCTCAGGGCAGCGAAGCTGGCCGCACCGTCAAGTGTGCCTTGGTCGGTTGCGGAGCCCAAGGCGACCGCTTGCGCGTGGCAGCCTCCAAGATCATGAGCGGCATCCAGTGGGTGGCCGTCTGCGATATTTGGAAATACAATCGTAATCCGGTGGCCCGGCGCATGGAATACGAGAACAAGCACCAAGTCGAAGGTCCTGTGGCTCAGTATGAAACCATCGAAGAGATGCTGGAAAAACAGCCAGATATCGAAGCGGTGTTTATCGCCACTCCTGACCACCTGCACGCTCCTTTCTCCCGCATGTGCTTGGAGAAAGGCAAGTCCGTGTATTGCGAGAAGATGATGTCGAACACCATCGAAGGTGCCCGCGACATGGTGAAAGCTGGCCGCGAAAACAACGGTATTTTCCAGATCGGTCACCAGCGTCACTCCAACCCGCGTTACATCCACCTCCGGGAAAAGATCGTGAAGAATGGCCTTCTGGGTCGTGTCACTCATTGTTACGGTCAGTGGAACCGTGGTGTCGCAGCATCCCAGCCGCTGGGTATTCCGAAAAAGCAGGAAATCCCGAGCGAGATGCTGGCCAAATACGGTTTCGGCAGCATGGAAGAGTTCCGTAACTGGCGCTGGTTTGCCAAATACGGTGGCGGTCCGATTTCCGACCTCGGTGCGCACCAGATTGACATGTTCAACTGGATGTATGAAACGACCCCAGTTTCGCTGTATGCGACGGGTGGTGTCGATTACTACGATGGCACTGCGGGCCCAGATGGCACCCCGAAAGCTAAGTTTGAGCTGCCTGACAACGTCATGTGCTTGTACGAATACAAGCTGCCTGAGGGAGTGATGCGCGCCTACTACCAGGTGCTGACCACTACCGGCAGTCAGGGCTACTATGAAAAGCACATGGGCGTGAGCGGTTCTGCCATCATCTCCGAGAGCCCCACCTACAACCAAGTCTATGCCGAACCTGGACAAGACTGGACCCAGTGGACCACAGGAGATAACCCACTGCTGGTGAAAGCCCCGGACAGTGTGAAGAACAAATTCTGGGAACATACGCGTAGCTGGGTGAAGCCCGCTCCGAAATCCTATGCTGTAACCGGCGTGGCTAAGGCTGTGGCGGATGCTCGTGAATCCAAAGCACTGGATCCATGGGAGATCCCTGTGATCCTTGATGTGTATCCACACACACCTCACGTGGCCAATTTTATTGAGTCCGTGCAGCGCAAGGATCCTTCACATCTGACCTGTAACGTCATGCAGGCCTTCAAGTCCTGCGTGACGGTGCTCAAAGCTTACGAGTGCCTGCGCACTGGCCAGAAGTACAACTTCACGCCAGAAGACTTTACCGTCTAA
- a CDS encoding DUF6580 family putative transport protein, whose amino-acid sequence MKSSSRSVPSLPWIPLLLVLAALALRWVKLGVDGMTLLPNFAPWMALAFTGTLVFPRGSMPWWAWPALLMGVDFAAMGAQMWSLADGRAEVFLTYGLYAGAAWWAGQMRGKVNIVQTLLGVIACGVAFYVVTNALCWWVKPYYTKDLAGFVQAMTTGLPAFAPTWTFFRNSLLSDLGFSALLLAAYNVEAKVRSVPVIHWVSTPA is encoded by the coding sequence ATGAAGTCCTCTTCCCGCTCTGTCCCTTCCCTACCCTGGATTCCGCTGCTGTTGGTTCTGGCAGCTCTGGCGCTGCGGTGGGTAAAGCTCGGAGTCGATGGTATGACCCTGCTTCCCAATTTCGCTCCATGGATGGCTCTCGCATTCACTGGCACCTTGGTTTTCCCGCGGGGTTCCATGCCTTGGTGGGCCTGGCCAGCGTTGTTGATGGGAGTCGACTTTGCCGCCATGGGGGCTCAGATGTGGTCGTTGGCCGATGGTCGAGCTGAAGTATTTCTCACCTATGGTCTGTATGCTGGAGCCGCTTGGTGGGCGGGTCAGATGCGAGGCAAGGTCAATATTGTGCAGACTCTGTTAGGCGTTATTGCCTGTGGCGTGGCTTTTTATGTGGTGACCAACGCCCTCTGCTGGTGGGTGAAACCTTATTACACCAAAGATCTGGCGGGCTTCGTCCAGGCCATGACGACCGGTCTGCCAGCCTTTGCCCCGACATGGACCTTCTTCCGGAATTCCCTGCTCAGTGATTTGGGCTTCAGTGCGCTACTTTTAGCCGCCTACAATGTCGAAGCCAAGGTTCGCTCAGTGCCAGTGATTCACTGGGTGTCCACACCCGCATAA
- a CDS encoding serine/threonine-protein kinase, protein MNSTHDLLSSSFNPFGGGTMMGATASIKQGDTVFQRYVLKRVLGVGGMGVVWLAQDMKLEQEIALKFVPEALQHDPDAINDLKNQTKLGLKLTHNNIVRVLGFEDDERLAAISMEYVDGATLAAMRVDQPAQVFEADSLHVYLLHILDALEYAHEQEKIVHRDLKPANVMVNSEDRVKVADFGIACSLRNSVGRVMSLPQRTGSGTLNYMSPQQLLGAPASIADDIYSLGATVFELMTGTPPFHSGDINMQIREIPAPSMAQRRAENRAIGEEIPPAWEEVVAAALAKDASLRPSNAAEFRKGLLGQPFRRGTGTGAVTSSTAAVAARYSGHTTIPLSAPKVDRSPFPTAILTAALVSILIVGGGLIFLNHGSSEVPPIPDPEPKIAVQRYIDQDLKATSFEKTEASSSAKREKWDRLLSDLRIIDYQAEARLREIVRRAEDRADYWKEQEDKEDQQYQLALQNLRSSSETARKECESRDLGAAAKADLWNEIVLKNAGVLSMNDKGTEHIALLGEARKQASEWMAKAKDETPLVPPQEAAVFAMSPAATWSTEGKKKLLQAVQTAMTQRGQPTGGSNGIWSPATFYALVSWQKAEKLPATGILDLPTLTRLGLHMMQEPSEVKVVTGGTTRQSSSPSGGSSSSGGSASWEDVAKMKVLQGGTPPMGRPPVPMFRP, encoded by the coding sequence ATGAACTCGACCCACGATCTTTTGTCATCGTCATTCAATCCATTTGGTGGGGGGACTATGATGGGAGCAACCGCTTCCATCAAGCAAGGCGATACGGTGTTTCAACGATATGTATTGAAACGAGTTTTAGGAGTGGGGGGAATGGGCGTCGTCTGGCTTGCCCAGGATATGAAGCTTGAGCAGGAAATAGCTCTCAAATTCGTGCCTGAAGCGTTGCAGCATGATCCTGATGCCATCAATGATTTGAAAAATCAGACCAAATTAGGTCTGAAACTCACCCATAACAATATCGTTCGAGTCTTGGGCTTCGAGGATGATGAAAGGCTTGCCGCCATCTCGATGGAGTATGTGGATGGGGCCACTTTGGCCGCCATGCGTGTGGATCAGCCCGCGCAAGTTTTTGAAGCAGACAGTCTCCATGTTTATCTGCTTCATATCCTTGATGCCTTGGAATATGCCCATGAGCAGGAGAAGATTGTACATCGGGATCTCAAACCAGCAAATGTGATGGTGAATTCCGAGGATCGAGTCAAAGTGGCCGACTTTGGTATCGCCTGTAGTCTCAGAAATTCCGTAGGTCGCGTAATGTCTCTTCCTCAGCGGACTGGCTCTGGTACGTTGAACTACATGAGTCCTCAGCAGTTGTTAGGGGCACCAGCTTCTATCGCTGATGACATCTATTCCTTGGGGGCAACAGTTTTTGAACTCATGACGGGAACCCCGCCATTTCACTCGGGCGATATCAACATGCAAATCCGAGAGATTCCTGCTCCGAGCATGGCACAAAGGCGGGCTGAAAATCGGGCGATAGGTGAAGAAATCCCCCCTGCCTGGGAAGAGGTTGTGGCAGCAGCTCTAGCCAAAGACGCATCCTTACGACCCAGTAACGCTGCAGAATTTCGCAAAGGATTGCTCGGCCAACCCTTCCGACGGGGAACGGGAACCGGTGCAGTCACGAGCTCAACGGCTGCCGTCGCAGCACGCTACTCTGGGCACACCACAATCCCACTTTCGGCCCCCAAAGTAGACCGTTCTCCTTTCCCGACTGCAATTTTGACGGCGGCTTTGGTTTCCATATTGATCGTAGGTGGCGGATTGATTTTTTTGAATCATGGATCGTCTGAAGTGCCCCCGATCCCAGATCCTGAGCCCAAGATCGCAGTTCAACGATACATCGATCAGGACTTAAAGGCGACCAGCTTTGAGAAAACGGAGGCCTCCTCGAGTGCTAAACGCGAAAAGTGGGATCGCTTATTGAGCGATCTCCGAATCATTGATTATCAAGCTGAGGCTCGACTGCGCGAAATTGTGAGACGTGCAGAAGATCGGGCTGATTACTGGAAAGAGCAGGAAGATAAAGAAGACCAACAATATCAGTTGGCCTTGCAAAACCTGCGAAGTTCGTCCGAGACCGCCCGCAAAGAATGTGAAAGCCGTGATTTAGGTGCTGCTGCAAAAGCGGATTTATGGAACGAAATTGTGCTGAAAAATGCAGGTGTGTTAAGCATGAATGACAAGGGTACAGAGCACATCGCTTTGTTAGGTGAAGCCCGCAAGCAGGCATCGGAATGGATGGCCAAAGCCAAGGACGAAACTCCGTTAGTTCCACCTCAAGAAGCAGCTGTCTTTGCAATGTCGCCTGCGGCAACGTGGTCCACCGAAGGTAAAAAGAAGCTTCTTCAAGCTGTTCAAACCGCAATGACTCAGCGAGGACAGCCTACGGGGGGCAGCAACGGAATCTGGTCACCCGCAACGTTTTATGCGTTGGTTTCCTGGCAAAAAGCTGAAAAGCTCCCAGCAACAGGTATTCTTGATCTTCCAACCTTAACTCGTTTAGGGCTCCACATGATGCAAGAACCCTCCGAAGTCAAAGTTGTGACTGGGGGGACAACGCGGCAATCGAGTTCACCCTCTGGAGGCTCATCAAGTTCTGGGGGAAGTGCCTCGTGGGAAGATGTGGCGAAAATGAAGGTCTTACAGGGTGGGACTCCACCGATGGGGCGCCCCCCAGTGCCGATGTTTCGCCCTTAA
- a CDS encoding discoidin domain-containing protein, with product MKHTTVALAAIAALCTSVSAEDMEEIKIEFPKPMFIGTPVPAKLPNLEQPDPSKIVKSFMAPKGTVNLAQDKEVTSSDPAPIIGDLTLVTDGDPDGSDGCFVELAPGPQWVQIDLGAPTSINKIAVWHYHKQAQAYVDVVVQVSDDKEFKTGVTTLFNSDHDDTLKMGAGSDPAYIETNHGRVIDGKNTKAQYVRLYSNGNTSNEMNHYCEVAVYGVPGK from the coding sequence ATGAAACACACCACAGTCGCACTCGCTGCCATCGCAGCCCTCTGCACCTCCGTCTCCGCTGAGGACATGGAAGAAATCAAAATCGAGTTTCCGAAACCGATGTTCATCGGGACTCCAGTGCCTGCCAAGTTGCCAAACTTGGAGCAGCCCGATCCGTCCAAGATCGTGAAGTCCTTCATGGCTCCTAAAGGCACCGTCAATCTGGCCCAGGACAAGGAAGTGACCTCCAGTGACCCAGCGCCGATCATCGGTGACCTCACCCTCGTGACTGATGGTGATCCCGATGGTTCTGACGGCTGCTTTGTGGAATTGGCTCCTGGCCCTCAGTGGGTGCAGATCGATCTGGGTGCTCCAACCTCCATCAACAAGATTGCCGTCTGGCACTACCACAAGCAGGCTCAGGCCTACGTGGACGTCGTCGTCCAGGTTTCTGATGACAAGGAATTCAAAACGGGAGTCACCACCCTCTTCAATTCTGACCATGACGACACTCTGAAAATGGGTGCCGGCAGTGATCCTGCCTACATTGAAACCAACCATGGCCGTGTGATCGACGGCAAAAACACCAAGGCTCAGTATGTCCGCCTTTACAGCAATGGTAACACCTCCAACGAGATGAACCATTATTGCGAAGTGGCCGTGTATGGCGTTCCTGGCAAATAA
- a CDS encoding sigma-54-dependent transcriptional regulator, which yields MADTSDSRILIVDSDPDFLVWAASHLKAPGVAVITAERAEEALASFQKSRADLVLAEVRLPGTSGIELLKRLRQTDPNAMVILFSGIASTSNVIEAMRLGAYDVLGKEKLPYELRTVVESALRANESRRVTRAQAAEIPAETIQETIIGRSGPMQDVFKMIGRVSRSDAPVMVTGESGCGKELVARAIHKFSPRAQKEFVGINITSIPDNLMESEIFGHEKGSFTGAVTQRIGRFEQCDGGTLFLDEIGDMPLAVQSKLLRVLQEGEFCRVGSNQVLKCDVRVLAATNKDLEAEVAKGTFREDLFYRLNVVRIHIPPLRERREDVRLLAEFFLHRQSARRRGPTMRFTEDALALLEAYDWPGNVRELENTIQRACALCNSDVLLPSDIPLGSTGSRHGNSATTVTRMRDALTMLLHTAQTTPDIELLPWVERELSRMAFRHYEEDAAKASKFLGITSNALQDNLGAPAVKKVPATKKAS from the coding sequence ATGGCAGATACCTCGGACTCTCGAATTCTTATCGTGGATAGTGATCCCGACTTTCTTGTCTGGGCTGCCAGTCACCTAAAAGCGCCGGGAGTCGCCGTTATTACAGCGGAACGTGCCGAAGAGGCATTAGCCAGTTTTCAAAAAAGCCGTGCCGATCTTGTCCTCGCTGAGGTTCGGCTGCCTGGCACCTCAGGCATCGAGTTGCTCAAGCGCCTCCGCCAGACGGATCCCAATGCCATGGTGATCCTTTTCAGTGGGATTGCGTCCACCAGCAATGTGATCGAGGCGATGCGTCTGGGGGCTTACGATGTGCTGGGCAAAGAAAAGCTTCCGTATGAGCTTCGCACCGTAGTGGAAAGCGCCCTCAGGGCAAACGAATCCCGCCGAGTCACCCGTGCACAAGCGGCTGAAATCCCTGCCGAGACGATTCAGGAGACGATCATTGGCCGCTCGGGGCCGATGCAGGACGTGTTTAAAATGATTGGCCGTGTCTCCCGGAGTGACGCGCCGGTCATGGTCACGGGTGAAAGCGGATGCGGTAAGGAATTAGTGGCTCGTGCCATCCATAAGTTCAGCCCCCGGGCTCAAAAGGAGTTTGTCGGCATCAACATCACCTCCATTCCAGACAATCTGATGGAGAGTGAAATTTTCGGCCACGAAAAAGGCAGCTTCACTGGAGCTGTCACTCAACGCATCGGCCGCTTTGAGCAGTGCGATGGAGGCACTCTGTTTCTGGATGAGATTGGCGACATGCCTTTGGCTGTTCAGAGCAAATTGCTGCGCGTTCTTCAGGAAGGTGAGTTTTGCCGAGTCGGTAGCAATCAGGTGCTGAAGTGCGATGTGCGCGTTCTTGCCGCAACGAATAAGGACCTGGAAGCGGAAGTGGCTAAGGGAACCTTCCGTGAAGATCTGTTCTACCGGCTGAACGTCGTGCGCATCCATATCCCGCCGCTTCGGGAGCGCCGCGAAGATGTGCGTCTGTTGGCTGAGTTTTTCCTGCATCGCCAGTCCGCTCGCCGTCGAGGACCGACCATGCGCTTCACCGAAGATGCGCTGGCTCTTCTCGAAGCCTACGACTGGCCTGGAAACGTGCGCGAACTCGAAAACACCATTCAACGTGCCTGCGCGCTTTGTAATTCTGATGTCCTCCTGCCTTCCGATATTCCGTTGGGCAGCACAGGCAGTCGGCATGGTAATTCAGCCACCACCGTCACCCGTATGCGAGATGCACTCACCATGCTGCTCCATACGGCCCAGACCACGCCTGACATCGAGCTCCTCCCTTGGGTGGAACGCGAACTGTCTCGCATGGCTTTTCGCCACTACGAGGAAGATGCTGCAAAGGCCTCTAAATTCCTCGGCATCACGTCCAACGCCTTGCAGGACAATCTTGGCGCACCTGCGGTGAAGAAAGTGCCTGCCACCAAAAAGGCTAGTTAA